The proteins below are encoded in one region of Paenisporosarcina cavernae:
- a CDS encoding (Fe-S)-binding protein: protein MQPLLIANWILFIAVTAYAIGLFIYLIKTRYEFIKLGKKVEFEDNVKERLRKIWVYVFGQKKLLKDKKSGAIHVMFFYGFLLVQFGAIDFIWKGLAPGSHLPLGPVYPAFTFFQEIVTVVILIAVVWAFYRRYIEKLVRLKRGWKSGLVLIFIGGLMVSVLVGNAMNMIWHDHAATWSEPVASSIASVFRLLPDPAAITIFAIMWWAHLLFLLTFLVYVPQSKHAHLIAGPANVYFNRLDNVGKLRAINFEESEDEEADEDEMPSFGVGRIEEFTQAQMIDFYACVECGRCTNMCPATGTGKMLSPMDLITKLRDHLTKTGAVTTKQKPWVPAFAFNNTQGNQLAMAAGAEGAVIEDIYSPSLIGEVISEEEIWACTTCRNCEDQCPVMNEHVDKIIDLRRYLVMTEGKMDKDAQRAMTNIEKQGNPWGLNRKEKENWRDARPDVSIPTVKELSKAGEEFEYLFWVGSMGAFDNRSQKIAIAFARLMNEAGVKFAILGNKEKNSGDTPRRLGNEFLFQELASSNIAEFEKNDIKKIVTIDPHAYNIFKNEYPDFGWSGEVLHHTEMLYDLVMQGKLKPQFAIDETITFHDSCYLGRYNDVYDPPREILKAIPGVKLVEMERNRETAMCCGAGGGLMWMEEHVGTRINVARTEQALAVSPTMISSGCPYCLTMLSDGTKAKEVEETVGTYDIAELLERSVLGDFEPPVEEVEEEPIVQ, encoded by the coding sequence TTGCAACCATTATTGATTGCAAACTGGATATTATTCATTGCTGTAACCGCTTACGCAATTGGACTATTCATTTATCTCATCAAGACACGCTATGAATTTATCAAGCTCGGGAAGAAAGTTGAGTTTGAAGATAACGTGAAAGAACGTTTACGTAAAATTTGGGTGTATGTATTTGGTCAAAAGAAACTATTGAAAGATAAGAAGTCTGGTGCAATCCATGTCATGTTTTTCTATGGATTCTTACTTGTACAATTCGGTGCCATCGACTTCATTTGGAAAGGGTTAGCTCCAGGGTCGCATTTGCCATTAGGTCCAGTGTATCCTGCATTTACGTTCTTCCAAGAAATTGTCACAGTCGTGATTTTAATTGCGGTTGTGTGGGCGTTTTACCGCCGTTATATTGAAAAATTAGTACGTTTAAAACGTGGTTGGAAATCTGGATTAGTTCTCATTTTCATCGGTGGATTAATGGTTTCCGTTTTAGTCGGAAACGCAATGAACATGATTTGGCATGACCATGCAGCGACGTGGTCTGAGCCGGTTGCATCATCCATTGCATCTGTGTTCAGATTATTACCTGATCCTGCTGCCATTACGATTTTCGCTATCATGTGGTGGGCACACTTATTATTCTTATTAACATTCTTAGTCTACGTTCCACAGTCAAAGCATGCGCATTTAATTGCGGGTCCTGCAAACGTCTATTTCAACCGATTAGACAATGTTGGAAAGCTTCGTGCCATTAACTTTGAAGAAAGCGAAGACGAAGAAGCGGATGAAGACGAAATGCCGTCCTTCGGTGTTGGTCGAATAGAAGAGTTTACGCAAGCACAAATGATCGACTTTTATGCATGTGTAGAATGTGGACGTTGTACGAATATGTGTCCAGCGACTGGAACAGGAAAAATGCTGTCTCCAATGGACTTGATTACAAAACTTCGTGATCACTTAACAAAAACAGGTGCAGTAACAACAAAGCAAAAGCCGTGGGTTCCTGCATTTGCATTTAACAACACGCAAGGAAACCAACTAGCAATGGCTGCTGGTGCTGAAGGTGCTGTTATTGAAGATATTTATAGCCCGTCATTAATTGGAGAAGTCATCTCGGAAGAAGAAATTTGGGCATGTACGACTTGCCGTAACTGTGAAGACCAATGCCCAGTAATGAATGAGCACGTGGACAAAATCATTGACCTACGTCGTTATCTAGTTATGACAGAAGGTAAAATGGACAAAGATGCCCAGCGTGCGATGACGAATATCGAAAAACAAGGAAATCCTTGGGGATTAAACCGTAAAGAAAAAGAAAATTGGCGAGATGCTCGTCCAGACGTGTCGATTCCAACCGTGAAAGAACTTTCGAAAGCTGGCGAAGAATTCGAGTACTTATTCTGGGTAGGTTCTATGGGAGCGTTTGATAATCGCTCACAAAAAATTGCCATTGCATTCGCTCGTTTGATGAACGAAGCAGGCGTGAAGTTTGCCATTCTTGGGAATAAAGAGAAGAACTCTGGAGACACACCACGTCGACTAGGAAACGAGTTTTTATTCCAAGAATTAGCGTCATCGAATATCGCGGAGTTTGAGAAAAATGACATCAAGAAAATTGTCACAATCGATCCTCACGCATACAACATTTTCAAAAACGAATATCCAGACTTCGGGTGGAGTGGAGAAGTATTGCACCATACTGAAATGCTATATGACCTTGTTATGCAAGGGAAGTTGAAGCCGCAGTTTGCAATTGATGAAACGATTACGTTCCATGATTCATGTTACTTAGGCCGATACAATGATGTATACGATCCACCACGTGAAATCTTAAAAGCCATTCCTGGTGTGAAACTAGTGGAAATGGAACGTAACCGCGAAACGGCAATGTGCTGTGGAGCTGGTGGAGGATTAATGTGGATGGAAGAACATGTTGGAACTCGTATCAACGTCGCTCGAACAGAACAAGCACTTGCTGTGAGCCCAACGATGATTTCATCGGGATGTCCTTACTGCTTAACGATGCTTTCAGATGGAACGAAAGCAAAAGAAGTAGAAGAAACAGTTGGCACATATGATATTGCGGAATTACTAGAGCGTTCGGTGTTAGGGGACTTCGAACCTCCTGTAGAAGAAGTAGAAGAAGAGCCAATCGTTCAATAG
- a CDS encoding acetyl-CoA C-acetyltransferase: MTKTVILAGARTPFGKMGGSLASKTASDLGAVAIKAAMEKAGVTPEAIDEVIMGTVLQAGQGQIPSRQAATKAGLPWSVKTETINKVCASGMRAVSLGDQLIRLGEEEVIVAGGMESMSNAPYYLPKGRFGLRMGDAQMVDGMIYDGLSCAFNAGRPHMGTYGNGTAEKFELTRETQDKWAERSHTLALQAMEDGKFDEEIVSVEIPQRKGDAVVVSKDEAPRPGTSVDVLANLKPAFGKDGTITAGNAPGVNDGAAALVLMNESRAQQEGKDILATVIGHAEVAIEPERFPETPGLVINAILEKTGKKLEEIDLFEINEAFSAVALASNKIAGLDDEKVNVNGGAVALGHPIGASGARIILTLANELKRRGGGIGIAAICSGGGQGDAVMIEVAKN; encoded by the coding sequence ATGACAAAGACAGTTATTTTAGCAGGCGCACGTACACCGTTTGGGAAAATGGGTGGTTCATTAGCATCGAAAACAGCAAGTGACTTAGGGGCAGTTGCCATCAAAGCTGCAATGGAAAAAGCAGGAGTAACGCCAGAAGCAATCGATGAAGTAATCATGGGTACTGTCTTACAGGCAGGACAAGGTCAAATTCCATCAAGACAAGCTGCAACGAAAGCTGGTCTCCCTTGGTCCGTGAAAACAGAAACAATCAACAAAGTATGCGCATCGGGCATGCGCGCTGTATCTCTTGGAGATCAACTAATTCGTCTTGGCGAAGAAGAAGTGATCGTCGCTGGTGGAATGGAGTCAATGTCTAATGCACCTTACTACTTACCTAAAGGACGCTTTGGGCTTCGTATGGGAGATGCCCAAATGGTCGATGGCATGATCTACGATGGACTGTCATGTGCGTTTAATGCGGGACGCCCTCACATGGGAACATACGGAAACGGCACAGCGGAAAAGTTTGAATTAACGCGTGAAACACAAGATAAATGGGCGGAAAGAAGCCATACATTAGCACTTCAAGCGATGGAAGATGGCAAGTTTGACGAGGAAATCGTTTCGGTCGAAATCCCTCAACGAAAAGGCGATGCCGTTGTCGTATCAAAAGACGAAGCGCCTCGCCCTGGAACTTCTGTAGATGTACTCGCTAATTTAAAACCAGCCTTCGGCAAAGATGGAACGATTACTGCTGGAAATGCACCTGGGGTAAATGATGGTGCTGCCGCTTTAGTTCTCATGAATGAAAGCCGTGCACAACAAGAAGGCAAGGACATTCTTGCAACGGTGATTGGGCATGCAGAAGTCGCGATCGAACCTGAACGTTTCCCTGAAACTCCAGGCTTAGTAATCAATGCGATTCTAGAAAAAACAGGCAAGAAATTAGAAGAAATCGATTTATTTGAAATTAATGAAGCATTTTCCGCAGTAGCGCTTGCATCGAACAAAATTGCAGGACTAGATGACGAAAAAGTAAACGTAAATGGCGGAGCAGTAGCACTTGGTCACCCAATCGGAGCGAGTGGCGCACGCATTATTTTAACATTAGCGAACGAGCTTAAACGTCGCGGTGGCGGTATTGGGATTGCCGCAATTTGCTCTGGTGGCGGACAAGGCGATGCAGTAATGATTGAAGTGGCGAAAAACTAA
- a CDS encoding 3-hydroxybutyryl-CoA dehydrogenase, with product MTIQKVLVIGAGQMGSGIAQVCAQAGFDVKLNDREEQFYNRGIQVITKNLSRDVEKGRKTEEEKTEILNRISKSLDLNDAADVDLVIEAAVENMEIKQQIFRQLDEITPAHTILATNTSSLPITEIAAVTNRPAKVIGMHFMNPVPVMKLVEIIRGLATTDEVYAAIEEMTKKLAKVPVEVNDFPGFVSNRILMPMINEAIYTLYEGVATKEAIDEVMKLGMNHPMGPLQLADFIGLDTCLYIMEILHEGFGDSKYRPCPLLRKYVKAGWLGKKTGRGFYVYE from the coding sequence ATGACTATTCAAAAAGTACTCGTAATAGGTGCTGGACAAATGGGTTCAGGGATTGCACAAGTGTGTGCACAAGCAGGTTTTGATGTGAAACTGAATGACCGCGAAGAACAATTTTACAATCGCGGTATTCAAGTCATCACGAAAAACCTTTCCCGAGACGTAGAAAAAGGACGTAAAACAGAAGAAGAAAAAACGGAAATATTAAATCGTATCTCCAAATCACTTGATTTAAACGATGCAGCGGATGTTGATTTAGTCATTGAAGCGGCAGTGGAAAACATGGAGATTAAACAACAAATTTTCCGCCAGTTAGATGAAATCACACCTGCACATACGATTTTAGCGACCAATACATCGTCTCTTCCGATCACGGAAATTGCTGCAGTGACAAATCGTCCGGCCAAAGTGATTGGAATGCACTTTATGAATCCTGTACCAGTGATGAAACTGGTTGAAATCATTCGTGGGCTTGCAACGACGGATGAAGTGTATGCAGCAATTGAAGAAATGACGAAAAAATTAGCGAAAGTTCCAGTAGAAGTAAACGACTTCCCTGGTTTCGTCTCTAACCGTATTTTAATGCCAATGATTAACGAAGCGATTTATACGCTATATGAAGGTGTCGCGACGAAAGAAGCTATTGACGAGGTCATGAAACTCGGTATGAATCACCCAATGGGACCACTTCAACTAGCAGACTTTATCGGGCTTGATACATGTCTATACATCATGGAAATACTACACGAAGGATTTGGCGACAGTAAGTACCGTCCATGCCCACTGCTACGTAAATACGTAAAAGCTGGCTGGTTAGGGAAGAAAACGGGTCGCGGATTCTACGTGTACGAATAG
- a CDS encoding acyl-CoA dehydrogenase gives MQLKFTEEQLMMRNMVRDFAQTEITPFIDRMEAGEFPRDIMKKMGELGLMGITSPEKYGGAEMDFTSYIIAIHELSKVSAVVGVVLSVHTSVGTNPILYFGNEEQKTKYVPKLASGEWLGAFCLTEPSSGSDASAMKSRAVKKADHYVLNGSKIFITNGGEADVYIVFASTDPSQGSRGVSAFIVDKSSPGLIIGKDEEKMGLHGSRTVQLTFEDMIVPAENLLGEEGEGFKIAMANLDVGRIGIAAQALGIAEAAYEAAVAYAKEREQFGKPIAAQQGVGFKLADMATKVEAAKLLVYKAASLRAAGKDCGKEASMAKLFAAQSAMDIAIEAVQVFGGYGYTEDYPVERYFRDAKVTQIYEGTSEIQHIVISKHLLK, from the coding sequence GTGCAACTGAAATTTACCGAAGAACAACTGATGATGCGCAACATGGTACGAGACTTTGCTCAAACAGAAATCACTCCTTTCATTGATCGGATGGAAGCAGGGGAATTTCCTCGCGACATCATGAAGAAAATGGGCGAGCTTGGACTGATGGGTATCACTTCTCCTGAAAAATATGGAGGAGCAGAAATGGACTTCACCAGCTACATTATCGCAATTCACGAATTGTCAAAAGTAAGCGCGGTCGTGGGAGTCGTGTTATCTGTTCATACGTCCGTTGGGACAAATCCTATTTTGTATTTTGGGAATGAAGAGCAGAAAACCAAATACGTTCCAAAGCTAGCATCTGGCGAATGGTTAGGCGCATTCTGTTTGACAGAACCTTCCTCTGGATCAGACGCATCCGCGATGAAATCACGTGCTGTGAAAAAGGCTGATCACTATGTGCTAAATGGCTCTAAGATTTTCATTACAAACGGGGGAGAAGCAGACGTCTATATCGTTTTTGCATCCACAGATCCGTCACAAGGATCACGCGGCGTATCGGCATTTATCGTCGATAAATCTTCACCAGGACTGATTATCGGAAAAGATGAAGAAAAAATGGGATTACACGGATCACGAACAGTGCAACTCACATTTGAAGATATGATCGTTCCAGCGGAAAACCTTTTAGGCGAAGAAGGAGAAGGATTTAAGATTGCGATGGCGAACTTAGATGTAGGTCGTATCGGAATAGCTGCACAAGCACTTGGCATCGCGGAAGCAGCATACGAAGCAGCCGTTGCGTATGCAAAAGAACGCGAACAATTTGGCAAACCGATTGCCGCTCAACAAGGTGTTGGCTTTAAACTTGCCGACATGGCAACAAAAGTAGAAGCAGCAAAATTACTTGTATACAAAGCAGCCAGCCTTCGTGCAGCAGGAAAAGACTGTGGGAAAGAAGCAAGTATGGCGAAGCTCTTCGCGGCGCAATCCGCCATGGACATTGCAATCGAAGCTGTTCAAGTATTCGGTGGCTATGGCTATACAGAAGACTACCCAGTAGAGCGCTACTTCCGTGACGCGAAAGTGACGCAAATTTACGAAGGTACATCTGAAATTCAACACATCGTGATTAGTAAACATTTGTTGAAGTGA
- a CDS encoding acyl-CoA dehydrogenase, with the protein MNFQLSEEHEMIRKMVRDFATKEVAPTAAERDEEERFDRELFDKMAELGLTGIPWPEEYGGIGSDYLAYCIAVEELSRVCASTGVTLSAHTSLAGWPVFKFGTEEQKQKYLRPMAEGSKIGAYGLTEPGSGSDAGGMKTYAKLDGDHYVLNGSKIFITNGGIADIYIVFAVTDPESKHNGTSAFIVEADFAGFSVGKKEKKLGIRSSPTTEIIFDNCRVPKENMLGAEGEGFKIAMKTLDGGRNGIAAQAVGIAQGAMDAAIDYAKERVQFGKPIAANQGVSFKLADMATSIEASRLLTYQAAWLESNNLSYGKESAMAKLMAGDTAMKVTTEAVQVFGGYGYTKDYPVERYMRDAKITQIYEGTQEIQRLVISRMITK; encoded by the coding sequence ATGAATTTCCAACTATCTGAAGAACATGAAATGATCCGCAAAATGGTACGCGATTTTGCGACGAAAGAAGTAGCACCAACAGCTGCAGAACGTGACGAAGAAGAGCGTTTTGACCGCGAGTTATTCGACAAAATGGCAGAGCTAGGGTTAACAGGTATTCCATGGCCAGAAGAGTATGGCGGAATTGGTTCAGATTATCTTGCATACTGTATCGCGGTAGAAGAACTTTCACGCGTGTGTGCTTCTACAGGTGTTACGTTATCTGCACATACATCACTTGCTGGATGGCCAGTATTCAAATTTGGTACAGAAGAACAGAAGCAAAAATACTTACGTCCAATGGCGGAAGGTTCTAAAATTGGTGCTTACGGTTTAACAGAGCCAGGTTCAGGTTCAGACGCGGGTGGAATGAAAACATACGCGAAATTAGATGGCGATCACTATGTATTAAATGGTTCAAAGATCTTCATTACAAATGGTGGAATTGCGGACATTTACATCGTGTTTGCAGTAACAGACCCTGAATCGAAACATAACGGAACATCTGCATTTATCGTAGAAGCTGATTTCGCCGGATTCTCTGTTGGTAAAAAAGAAAAGAAACTAGGAATTCGCTCTTCACCTACTACAGAAATTATCTTTGATAACTGCCGTGTACCGAAAGAGAACATGTTAGGTGCTGAAGGAGAAGGCTTCAAAATCGCGATGAAAACGCTAGATGGCGGACGTAACGGGATTGCTGCTCAAGCAGTAGGGATTGCACAAGGTGCGATGGATGCAGCAATTGACTATGCGAAAGAACGTGTACAATTCGGGAAACCGATTGCAGCAAATCAAGGGGTTTCATTTAAATTAGCAGACATGGCAACATCGATTGAAGCATCTCGTTTATTGACATACCAAGCAGCTTGGTTAGAGTCTAACAATTTATCGTACGGTAAAGAGTCTGCGATGGCGAAATTGATGGCTGGCGATACAGCAATGAAAGTAACAACGGAAGCAGTGCAAGTGTTTGGTGGATATGGTTATACAAAAGATTATCCAGTAGAACGTTATATGCGCGACGCGAAAATTACGCAAATTTACGAGGGTACACAAGAAATTCAACGTCTTGTCATCTCTCGAATGATTACGAAGTAA
- a CDS encoding TetR/AcrR family transcriptional regulator, translating into MIRGAVALFKQKGYHRTTTREIAKEAGFSIGTLYEYIRTKEDVLYLVCDSIYEEVQQRLSGIAQQEGSLEGLEKAIRQYYELIDEMQDEFVVMYQESKSLPKDALEYVLNKELEMVALFENILRDCQKAGEIHVKDESISLAAHHLVIQGQMWAFRRWGLHSHYTLDQFMDDQLQWLLHGIKGNGGTT; encoded by the coding sequence ATGATCCGCGGGGCTGTCGCGCTCTTTAAGCAAAAGGGCTATCATCGAACGACAACGAGGGAAATCGCGAAAGAAGCGGGCTTTAGCATAGGAACGTTGTATGAATACATTCGTACAAAAGAAGATGTACTGTATTTAGTGTGTGACAGTATTTATGAAGAAGTGCAGCAACGACTTTCAGGTATAGCTCAACAAGAAGGAAGTTTAGAAGGCTTAGAAAAAGCGATTCGACAGTACTATGAATTGATTGACGAAATGCAAGACGAATTTGTCGTGATGTACCAAGAATCAAAGTCGTTGCCTAAAGATGCACTAGAATATGTGTTGAATAAAGAGCTTGAAATGGTGGCACTTTTTGAAAATATTCTTCGGGATTGTCAAAAAGCCGGTGAAATTCATGTGAAAGACGAGTCTATTTCACTTGCGGCACATCATTTAGTGATTCAAGGACAAATGTGGGCGTTTCGGCGATGGGGTCTTCATTCCCACTATACGTTGGATCAATTTATGGATGACCAATTGCAGTGGCTACTACATGGAATAAAAGGGAACGGAGGAACAACATGA
- the icmF gene encoding fused isobutyryl-CoA mutase/GTPase IcmF translates to MTQTVEIYRPANPVRFVTASSLFDGHDASINIMRRILQSSGAEVIHLGHNRSVEEVVNAAIQEDAQGIAISSYQGGHVEYFKYMHDLLAERGAPHIRIYGGGGGVIIPKEIKELQDYGIAGIFSPEDGRTLGLQGMINRMLEECDQAVKTSGIEAAMEKLDTEHPEVLSKLISVAEAGYGTDNADAKKLVADAKSRTKKTPVLGITGTGGAGKSSLTDELIRRFLHELPDKKIAILSIDPTKQKTGGALLGDRIRMNAIFNKRVFMRSLATRGSRTELSGATADVLDVVRAAGYDLIVVETSGIGQGDAEIANISDLSMYVMTSEFGAPSQLEKIDMIDYADLIVINKFERKGSEDALRQVQKQYQRSRGLWDAKLDEMPVFGTIASQFNDKGTNSLFAALVKKVNEVAGTDWTTSYEMSVLTQKQDVIIPNDRRYYLREITDTVRGYHKKSEQQVELARRLFQLEGAIAAVKEQGSNEGMVESLQTLANSVKEELSTESRRILDNWSALKEAYAGDEFVTKIRDKELRTILRTESLSGLKIPKVALPKFVDYGEILRWVYKENVPGSFPYTAGVFPFKREGEDPKRQFAGEGTPERTNRRFHYLSKDDDAKRLSTAFDSVTLYGEDPDHRPDIYGKVGESGVSICTLEDMKKLYAGFDLCAPSTSVSMTINGPAPIILAMFMNTAIDQQVKKREEELGRVLTMEEFTETREQTMQVVRGTVQADILKEDQGQNTCIFSTEFALRMMGDIQQFFIDKKVRNYYSVSISGYHIAEAGANPISQLAFTLANGFTYVEYYLSRGMNIDDFAPNLSFFFSNGLDPEYTVIGRVARRIWAVTMREKYGANDRSQKLKYHVQTSGRSLHAQEIDFNDIRTTLQALMALQDNCNSLHTNAYDEAITTPTEESVRRAMAIQMIITKEHGLSKNENPLQGAFIVEELTDIVEEAVLQEFDRINDRGGVLGAMETQYQRGKIQEESMHYEMLKHTGELPIIGVNTYLNPNPPSSDDIDNMELARATKEEKETQISNLRAFQQTHETETEAALRKLKDVAVSGGNLFAELMETVKVASLGQITNALYEVGGQYRRNM, encoded by the coding sequence ATGACGCAAACAGTGGAAATTTATCGACCAGCAAACCCAGTTCGATTTGTCACGGCATCGAGTTTATTTGACGGACATGACGCTTCGATCAATATTATGCGCCGAATTCTTCAATCAAGTGGAGCAGAAGTGATCCATTTAGGACACAACCGTTCGGTAGAAGAAGTCGTCAATGCGGCGATTCAAGAAGACGCACAAGGAATCGCGATTTCATCGTATCAAGGAGGACATGTGGAGTATTTCAAATACATGCATGACTTACTTGCTGAGCGAGGGGCACCACATATTCGCATTTACGGCGGTGGTGGCGGGGTTATTATCCCGAAAGAAATCAAAGAATTACAAGATTACGGTATTGCAGGGATTTTCTCCCCTGAAGACGGTCGTACGCTTGGTTTACAAGGTATGATTAATCGCATGTTAGAAGAGTGTGATCAAGCCGTGAAGACTTCTGGTATCGAAGCGGCTATGGAAAAATTAGATACAGAGCACCCGGAAGTGCTGTCCAAACTAATCTCAGTCGCAGAGGCAGGATATGGAACGGATAATGCAGATGCGAAGAAATTGGTAGCAGATGCAAAATCTCGCACAAAGAAAACACCTGTACTTGGCATTACAGGAACAGGGGGAGCAGGGAAGTCATCTTTAACGGATGAATTAATTCGCCGCTTCTTACACGAACTTCCAGACAAAAAAATTGCCATTTTATCAATTGACCCGACGAAACAAAAAACGGGTGGAGCGCTTCTAGGAGACCGTATTCGGATGAATGCGATTTTTAACAAACGAGTGTTCATGCGTAGTTTAGCGACTCGTGGATCGCGTACAGAATTATCTGGAGCGACTGCCGATGTGCTAGACGTTGTTCGTGCAGCTGGGTACGATTTAATTGTTGTAGAAACGAGTGGAATCGGACAAGGAGACGCAGAAATTGCGAATATCTCCGACTTATCCATGTATGTCATGACGAGTGAATTTGGAGCACCATCGCAATTAGAAAAAATCGACATGATCGATTACGCAGATTTAATTGTGATTAATAAATTCGAACGAAAAGGTTCGGAAGATGCACTTCGTCAAGTACAAAAGCAATATCAACGCAGCCGTGGTTTATGGGATGCGAAACTGGATGAAATGCCTGTCTTCGGAACAATTGCGAGCCAGTTTAACGATAAAGGAACGAATTCGTTATTCGCTGCATTAGTGAAGAAGGTAAATGAAGTAGCAGGTACTGACTGGACAACATCGTATGAAATGTCTGTCTTAACGCAAAAACAAGACGTCATTATTCCAAATGACCGCCGCTATTATTTACGCGAAATTACGGACACAGTTCGGGGTTACCATAAGAAAAGTGAACAGCAAGTGGAACTTGCACGTCGATTGTTCCAATTAGAAGGAGCGATTGCAGCGGTAAAAGAGCAAGGGTCAAACGAAGGAATGGTGGAATCTCTTCAAACACTTGCAAATAGCGTTAAAGAGGAATTGTCAACAGAATCTCGTCGCATTTTAGACAACTGGTCAGCGTTAAAAGAGGCATATGCGGGAGACGAATTTGTTACGAAAATTCGCGACAAAGAACTCCGGACGATTTTACGTACAGAGAGTTTATCAGGCTTGAAAATTCCGAAAGTCGCATTACCTAAATTCGTTGACTATGGAGAAATTTTACGCTGGGTATACAAAGAAAATGTTCCGGGTTCATTCCCTTATACTGCAGGTGTTTTCCCGTTCAAACGAGAAGGCGAAGATCCGAAACGTCAATTCGCAGGTGAAGGAACGCCAGAACGTACGAACCGTCGTTTCCATTACTTGTCAAAAGACGATGATGCGAAACGTCTTTCGACGGCATTTGACTCCGTCACGTTGTACGGGGAAGATCCAGATCACCGTCCCGATATTTACGGGAAAGTGGGAGAGTCAGGCGTAAGTATTTGTACATTAGAAGACATGAAAAAGCTGTATGCAGGCTTTGACTTATGTGCACCGTCGACTTCTGTATCCATGACGATTAATGGTCCTGCTCCGATTATTCTTGCGATGTTTATGAACACAGCGATTGATCAACAAGTGAAAAAACGCGAAGAAGAACTTGGTCGCGTGTTAACTATGGAAGAATTTACGGAAACGCGTGAACAAACAATGCAAGTAGTGCGTGGAACGGTGCAAGCGGATATTCTGAAAGAAGACCAAGGGCAAAATACGTGTATTTTCTCGACAGAATTTGCGCTTCGCATGATGGGGGATATTCAACAGTTCTTCATTGACAAAAAAGTACGCAACTACTATTCTGTGTCGATTTCTGGCTACCACATTGCAGAAGCGGGTGCTAATCCGATTTCACAACTTGCCTTTACACTCGCAAATGGCTTTACGTACGTGGAATATTATTTAAGCCGTGGAATGAACATCGATGATTTTGCGCCAAACTTATCGTTCTTCTTCTCCAACGGTTTAGACCCAGAATATACGGTGATCGGACGTGTTGCTCGTCGTATTTGGGCAGTCACAATGCGCGAAAAATACGGCGCAAACGACCGCTCGCAAAAACTGAAATACCACGTCCAAACATCTGGACGTAGCTTGCACGCTCAGGAGATTGACTTTAATGACATTCGTACGACATTGCAAGCATTAATGGCCCTTCAAGACAACTGTAACTCACTTCACACAAATGCGTATGATGAAGCGATTACAACGCCAACAGAAGAGTCCGTTCGTCGTGCAATGGCGATTCAAATGATTATCACAAAAGAGCACGGCTTATCGAAAAATGAAAATCCGTTGCAAGGTGCTTTCATTGTCGAAGAATTAACCGATATCGTGGAAGAAGCAGTGCTACAAGAGTTCGATCGCATCAACGATCGCGGTGGCGTTCTTGGAGCAATGGAAACGCAGTACCAACGTGGAAAAATTCAAGAAGAATCCATGCATTATGAAATGTTGAAGCACACTGGGGAATTACCTATCATCGGGGTAAACACGTATTTGAACCCGAACCCACCTTCATCAGATGATATCGATAACATGGAACTCGCACGTGCGACAAAAGAAGAAAAAGAAACGCAAATTTCCAATCTTCGTGCGTTCCAACAAACACACGAAACGGAAACGGAAGCTGCATTGCGAAAACTGAAAGATGTCGCAGTTTCTGGTGGTAACTTATTTGCGGAATTAATGGAAACCGTGAAAGTAGCATCACTTGGCCAAATCACAAATGCTTTATACGAAGTAGGCGGACAATACCGTCGTAATATGTAA
- the rpoE gene encoding DNA-directed RNA polymerase subunit delta, translating into MDIRGMSIEQLREESFIDVAFAILENGKQTLTLQELSKEIQKVNEMTDQEIKDRMLQFYTDMNVDGRFLAIEGNRWGLREWYPVDQIEEETAPTVKVRKKKAKVVADDDLEDDSDDDEIGFDEDFDEFVEDLDDDEEEDFDLDPADEEEDETEEIEVVDADELLEADDELEIVEDDEEEDEE; encoded by the coding sequence TTGGATATTCGTGGAATGAGTATTGAACAATTAAGAGAAGAATCATTTATCGATGTCGCGTTTGCGATTTTAGAAAATGGTAAACAAACATTAACGTTGCAAGAATTGAGCAAAGAAATTCAAAAAGTGAATGAAATGACGGATCAAGAGATTAAAGACCGCATGCTTCAATTTTATACAGATATGAACGTCGATGGTCGTTTCCTTGCAATCGAAGGAAATCGTTGGGGCTTACGTGAGTGGTACCCAGTAGACCAAATCGAAGAAGAAACAGCTCCAACTGTAAAAGTTCGCAAGAAAAAAGCGAAAGTCGTTGCTGATGATGACTTGGAAGACGATTCAGATGACGACGAAATTGGTTTCGACGAAGACTTTGATGAGTTTGTGGAAGATCTAGATGACGACGAAGAAGAAGACTTCGATTTAGATCCTGCGGATGAAGAAGAAGACGAAACAGAAGAAATCGAAGTGGTCGATGCAGATGAACTGCTCGAAGCGGACGATGAGTTAGAAATTGTCGAAGATGACGAGGAAGAAGACGAAGAATAA